caaaatattatatatatatatatatatatatatatatatatataataaccaATTAAGTGGATTTGATATCTTTTGAACCTTTTTTTATGCGggtcaattttattattttatatttttttaaattggttaTGCGGGTTATGGAGACTACCCGATTCCCATACGTGCTAACTcgaatgaataataaatttattcaaatcaGACTAAAATGCCTTGAAAAAGTTCGGGCTGAAATTATTAAGTCCAAGCCTTATATTTTAGCAGGCTGGGCAGACTCACCCATTCAAACTAATCTATTTTGACAGCTCTACTAACATCATTGTAAACTAATCTATTTTGACAGCTCTACTAACATCATTGTTTCTCACAACATGTGTCacatcaacaatttttaaaaatttaatgtatatttaatATCATGGCATAATGAGATAAATCGCTTCTCACAACATGTGTCAcatcaacaattttaaaaaatttaatgtatatttaatattaCGGCATAATGAGATAAATCGCCGTAATTTTCAAAGACtaaaaacttttgtaaaatAATCAAAGTTTCCTATTATTGTGACGACTCCAATGTAATCCTATAGAATCAAAAAATACAAAGTAAAGCTAATGGGTTTGTGGAGTGTACATCGATGATGCATATCAAATATAAtccttaatttttgtttttcttaataGAATCGTTAACTATGAACTTAGCCAATAGTCTAGAGGGCGTGTGTATTGGGGTaggttataatttatttttatttggcatatttttatttgttaatataattagGTTATAATTcgtattataataatttttggtaaaaaaaatcacattataGAATTGAAGCATACTAGAATGAAAAGGAATCAACCATCCACAATCACAAGAGATATAGAATTGAAGAAATAGTATCCCTCCATTATCaacacattaattaaaaataacaattttttttatcgataAAGGAAAATTAAGCTAAGAAATAAAACATGGTATAGAAACATCTCTTATATCATCCGATAGTATTAAATcaagagaagaaaaaatatgattaacTATAATCTCATCAAACGAAGTTGAGTGACTGTTATTGGCcaacaaatcaacacaacatttGGCCTCTTTACAGAAATGAACAACTGACTCTTTTTAATAAGAAAACTTAAGATGTTCgacaatttttatcaaatggtttgaaaAAAGAATTTTGTAGATGATTATGATCTCAACATATTCGCCACCACGTTAGAGTCCATCTCAAATATGACCTAATTCAACGACATGTCTTGTGCGCAAAATTATCCTTGTAATCTCAAATGACACCACCACAAATCGAACTTTTTTATTATACCATGTGAGATCCAATAATATTAACTTTATAACAATCTTCAGAAGAAAGTTGTAACACAATATTGCTCTGTTTGTTCTTATTTATAGTATTCACATGaccttcaaatttattttactgcCAGATTAAGTAaacctacaaaaaaaaaaagtacgctaaaatatcttataataatcCATATCAAATTGACATAAGACAAATTTATTGCGGTTCTTGCAAATAtcataaattgtaatttttaagaaaacaagCCACTCATCTTTGTTCCTCAAATTTTTAAGAGAACAAATTAAAGTGAAATCAACTGTACAAACCAACACTAAAGACTAAGGAATGGACtaaattaaaaacaactttAAACCCTCATTGATTCATATTACAACTTAAAAATATACAGGTGGCTTTATACCAAACAAAAAATGTACATGTGGCTGATGAAAAGGGCACCTAGTTGCTCCATTGGCTGATTTGTCTATCTCATAAGCTAAGAATATGTGCTTTTTAAATACACACCATCAAATACAACAGCCAAtaattcatttatcttttaacaaGAAAACAGCAAAATAAAGAGACCTcccataaaataaataagaaataaaatttagtgaaattttttaggttatatataattttgcttgtttaatttttatttaatattcatttttgttttttattattttttaatttgttttagatttttatttttgttttaatcatttaatttgtatttaataattattttaattatatatctttcataaaattatataaatttattcttttattaaagactaaaataaatataaaaaatgattaaaaataaaaataaaaataaaaataagattaaaattatactTTAGTCAAAATTTCATAacgataaaaacaaaaaataaacaatatatcGTAAAGACGAGAAacatttaattttagaaaaaatggtAATTAAAAACTatgaatgaaataaattttgttgCAAATTGCAATAGCCtttgtaaaaataatcaaaGTTCTAAAGTAAGAACATAAAATCAAGTGAGTCAAGTAGCTAAACGAGTCTGAGTCTAACTCGGTGCGCACACACACAAGAGAAACAACAGTGTGTGTGTAAGGATTGAGGATCGGAAAACATGGCGGTGAGGGCCACAGTGTCACGGTTCCCGATTGACACCGACGCACGCGAAGGCTCCGGCCTCCTATGGGGAGTAACCGTCACACCCTTTGCCGCCTCCGACGAAAACGGTCAATCTCCGGCATACGGATCCGGCGGCGACCTCTTACCCCGTTGCGAGAATTGCTGGGCTTACTTCAACACTTACTGCGAACTTGAACAATGGTCGTGGTCTTGCTCCCTCTGTGGAAACCTCAACGGCCTCTCTTCAGACGCCATCGAACGCTATTCTCGTCCTCAATCTTGCGCTGAGATGATGTCTTCATTCGTAGATCTCGAATTGCCTCCGCGTAAGGGTTACAATTGTTgcgtttgtgttttttttttttgcttttgctTAGGGTTTTTGGAATTTGACCGTTTTGGATTTTCATTTTTGTAGAAGAAGAATCTGATGAAGCTGCATTGGAAGCTTGTCCTGTTTATGTTGCTGCCATTGACTTATCATGTAAGATTACTTGCTTTTTGCTTCAAGTTACAGCTTATTCCTGTGTTAATTGTGGTAGAATTGGGTTTTGACAATGGGATGATTCAGTGAGGTTTTGTAGTTGTTTTGTTGGTTCATTGATTATGACTTGGACATGAAGCACACATACTGACTTGGACACGACATTGACATGTCGACACCGATAATATTTCgggaaaataaattaattgaatgaaATCAAGGGGTCGGTGCCGCGGACCATGACTTTGTTTGGATAGAGTTTTCAATAACTTTTGGGAAAAGAGAAGTTGAAATGATATTGAAATAACTAATGTCttttaaataataacttttaatataAGTTGAAATCAACTTTTAGCGTGTTTGGAGCCGCGGCAAACACATGGACATGTGATGATTTTGAAGCTGGAAGTTGTAGCTTCCATAGTTACATGCATTGGAACGGGAGTTTGCATTGTTCAACCATGGATCCAAACAACCACTATTTACTTCTCTCTAATACTGATTTCAACTTTTTAAAGTTGTATAAACTTATAAGGACTTTTTCTTATAGAGTAGGATCAAATACTTATTTCAGTTGAGAAGTTCTCACGCGTTAGAAGATCGTCCACATGGGCCTGTAAATTTTTAACAATGATTTAGTGGTGTGTACCAGATCAGTGTGATGTTTCACTTACATTTAAGTTGGCAAATTTGCTTATGGCGGTTTGTATTTTTGTGTGGAACATATGAATCCTAATGATTATATGGCACATTTGTCGTTTGATTCAGAACTTGTAATATCAACTTGTCCTTGCTTTAGAATGTGGTACTGGAGGGTTAAACTCACGACTGtgaattcaaataaaatcatGTTTTGTGATTCAATGTGAGtggtaaaagaaaaagaaagcctGGGCAATGTTTATTAGATTATGTGTCATACTTTGTCAATTGTACAACAAGCCATAATTACTACTAGTTAGACTAATATCTAATTTGTGGGTAGAGGAGGTCGTGAATGCACAATTAGTCCTAATATTGATCTATTTACCCTTTCATACCCAACCTTCTGCCTATTCTCTGTCTTTTTGAAATGTATAGAAGGATGCAATCATCAAGGTAAAGAAAATTGCCCCAgatttgatataattttatttttttgaagcaTTGTATTTTGCCTCTACTTGTCTTCTTTGCAGCCTTGATTCAGTTCCTAAATAGGCAGACCTaacattttgtaattgtaattgtgactaaaataaaaaatctcggGTTTCACTGCAGCTTCAGAGGAGTTTCTGGAGCTCACGAAAAGTGCATTGCTGGCAGCTTTGGAAGGTATTCTGTTGgtcaaactatatatatatttatttcctGCATAAGGTATATTTTTTGAATGTtgctcttattttttatttttgttctattGTAGCTCTTGCTCCTGGTTCACTTTTTGGGCTTGCCACCTTCAGCCACAAACTAGGACTGTATGATGTTCAAGGTCCAATACCTGTTGTGAAAAATGTTTTCATCCCTCCTGAGGCAGAGGGAACCTTAACAATTGAGCTTGAAGATGTCATGCCTTTGTTACAGTTTCTGGCTCCCGTACGTTAATCATATacaatgatatattttttgttttttttaatttatttctggGTTGCATGTTCTGATGTTAAAGCATAAAGATTGCAATATTTGGAAAACCGTGTGAAATCTGAATTCCTTGTTTTTATTGAAGGTGGACACTTGTAAGGACCGTATTGCATCAGCACTTGAAACACTTAGACCAACAACTTCATGGGAGAGAACCACAGCAGCAGGTCAAGGACTGGAGGGTGTTCTGCTAGGTGGGCGTGGTTTTGGGGTGGCAATGGAAGCCCTCTGCGGTTACCTTGGATCTGAATATGGAAACACTTTTGCATTAGGTTTGTATGACTATCCACAAATCTCACCATTTATGATTTGTTTCTTTAATGTTCAATCTTAGTTCAAAGATTCAACTAGACATGATTTCTATTGAGTACTGCAGCTAGAATCTTTGCATTCTTGTCTGGTCCCCCTGATTATGGGGCTGGACAATTGGACACAAGACGATATGGTGAGCAATATGCAAGCCAAAGGAAGGATCCAGATCGCGCTTTACTCCCAGAGCAGACACCGTTTTATAAAGATTTggtaattaactttttgttattattaatgcTATCTCCCATTTCCTAGTAGTGCAAGAATTGACATGTGTTTCACAGGCTGCTGTTGCTGTTCAAGCAGGTGTATGTGTTGACGTATTTGCTGTAACAAACGAGTACACTGATTTGGCGTCCCTAAAATTTCTGAGTATTGAAAGTGGGGGCtccttatttttatatacaagTACTGAGGATTCAACGTTGCCTCAGGACATGTAAGTCTCATCTGTTAATATCTCTAGACATTTTGTACTGGTAAAACCATTTCAATTGTTTGATATGTATCAATCGGAGACAGTTATTGAATGTTTGCTGATTTTCTGTGTCTTCAATGCAATCTCAGTTAGAGTGGGTATTATACCATTTTTCTCCTTAATTAATCCCTTGGATATTGTTGTGCTAACCATATGAAAACGAATGCTTATTATCATATATACATCTTTTAAAGTAATCAAGTCCAATTACATTGGCCACTTATGCTTTTTATCAATCACATACCTTTAGTGATAAGTGTGAACTTGCATTtgataattaaacttaaatgtTTTTCAAATCAGAAATGTTGCTATATCATCTTATGTATCAATGATATCTAATGTAAACACTTTCACAAATATCACTTTGGGCGACTATTGTTATGTCTTTCTGTTTGCAGGTATCGAATGCTGAGTAGGCCATATGCTTTTGGTTGTGTCCTGCGATTAAGAACCTCAACTGAATTTAAACCTGGCAATTCTGTAAGTGTGCTGTATGGGATGGATTTGTAATCCTCAATTTTGCATCTTATAATCTATAGAATAATTTAGTTTTGTATTGCAGTATGGTCACTTCTTTCCAGATCCACAGTATGAAAATGTTCAACACGTCATATGCTGTGATTCTTATGCTACATATGCTTATGACTTTGTGTTTGAGAACAACATTGGATTTTCAA
The sequence above is a segment of the Cicer arietinum cultivar CDC Frontier isolate Library 1 unplaced genomic scaffold, Cicar.CDCFrontier_v2.0 Ca_scaffold_5757_v2.0, whole genome shotgun sequence genome. Coding sequences within it:
- the LOC101491138 gene encoding protein transport protein SEC23 D-like isoform X1, which translates into the protein MAVRATVSRFPIDTDAREGSGLLWGVTVTPFAASDENGQSPAYGSGGDLLPRCENCWAYFNTYCELEQWSWSCSLCGNLNGLSSDAIERYSRPQSCAEMMSSFVDLELPPQEESDEAALEACPVYVAAIDLSSSEEFLELTKSALLAALEALAPGSLFGLATFSHKLGLYDVQGPIPVVKNVFIPPEAEGTLTIELEDVMPLLQFLAPVDTCKDRIASALETLRPTTSWERTTAAGQGLEGVLLGGRGFGVAMEALCGYLGSEYGNTFALARIFAFLSGPPDYGAGQLDTRRYGEQYASQRKDPDRALLPEQTPFYKDLAAVAVQAGVCVDVFAVTNEYTDLASLKFLSIESGGSLFLYTSTEDSTLPQDMYRMLSRPYAFGCVLRLRTSTEFKPGNSYGHFFPDPQYENVQHVICCDSYATYAYDFVFENNIGFSRSKSDVPTLQIAFQYSVVVPPQELSNSGGVSTSRTKHHSLQRRLRIRTVQFGVAQNIHELYDSCDPEVVLSLLVHKVILASLEEGVREGRLLLQEWLVILAAQYNDAYKLVQYSNGNSIRSQLDVAFSQCPQLQSLPRLIFALLRNPLLRFHEEGVHPDYRIYLQCLFSALEPSSLHRAVYPVLTSYATPDKQAYPRHSLSRAALLTSGSPIFFLDAFTILIVFYSSTADQTLPFPPPHDCLLRTTINKLKKERCITPKLIFIRGGQDDASIFENFLIEEQDVDGSGLTSVMGFVSFLEDITQKVLEFMK
- the LOC101491138 gene encoding protein transport protein SEC23 D-like isoform X2, translating into MAVRATVSRFPIDTDAREGSGLLWGVTVTPFAASDENGQSPAYGSGGDLLPRCENCWAYFNTYCELEQWSWSCSLCGNLNGLSSDAIERYSRPQSCAEMMSSFVDLELPPQEESDEAALEACPVYVAAIDLSSSEEFLELTKSALLAALEALAPGSLFGLATFSHKLGLYDVQGPIPVVKNVFIPPEAEGTLTIELEDVMPLLQFLAPVDTCKDRIASALETLRPTTSWERTTAAGQGLEGVLLGGRGFGVAMEALCGYLGSEYGNTFALARIFAFLSGPPDYGAGQLDTRRYGEQYASQRKDPDRALLPEQTPFYKDLAAVAVQAGVCVDVFAVTNEYTDLASLKFLSIESGGSLFLYTSTEDSTLPQDMYRMLSRPYAFGCVLRLRTSTEFKPGNSYGHFFPDPQYENVQHVICCDSYATYAYDFVFENNIGFSSKSDVPTLQIAFQYSVVVPPQELSNSGGVSTSRTKHHSLQRRLRIRTVQFGVAQNIHELYDSCDPEVVLSLLVHKVILASLEEGVREGRLLLQEWLVILAAQYNDAYKLVQYSNGNSIRSQLDVAFSQCPQLQSLPRLIFALLRNPLLRFHEEGVHPDYRIYLQCLFSALEPSSLHRAVYPVLTSYATPDKQAYPRHSLSRAALLTSGSPIFFLDAFTILIVFYSSTADQTLPFPPPHDCLLRTTINKLKKERCITPKLIFIRGGQDDASIFENFLIEEQDVDGSGLTSVMGFVSFLEDITQKVLEFMK